From Saccharomycodes ludwigii strain NBRC 1722 chromosome IV, whole genome shotgun sequence, one genomic window encodes:
- a CDS encoding uncharacterized protein (similar to Saccharomyces cerevisiae YHR103W | SBE22 | similar to SBE2 (paralog of YDR351W | SBE2)) yields MNGLLVKKRSDKTHTFPKPPPGLNIVSGTRTASSGSLNSVSSKIKITTAITNNNNKTISSIRRPSDNLLQQMLNEADVEDEVEVEEEKEEEGKRINETPSDSSTIRTITINNTAGKGQSGTITSDNTKRNTQSSNGTTNTTTSEEDTDVIDDDDDVDVDVLKARANENGSPLSSNISDTDFDSNTKDITSVVSSHQLTFGSTIKAATINTTEKYTKDRENEEETEEEEEEEVQEMDEIINSLEDVSSGIERQRSFISSSGSSSRSNSISSANNAFITRGIIKGSIQEEEEEEMLYNGGSNPISQKYIFKNATTIGLNKVFNNGNVNNISNVLTSPLKSHGASKNTDNSNSTLTFLNGGGTGKYKNGNASYYYANGTVSGGTPIHTTDIGNAVAGITNTSNANITLTRNMMISSSPGISNTSVGHRNKLAYANKFASKSTPAILNLNAEEPNNSVSYTNNDMPFSNHTQFLTPSQRLRMRRQKSVKSTIRYRERYYEHQEKLDIMNNYENSSEYMHFTPNPRANKIKSTATTTTTTTNNNGNTNTTSTKNSKTHNIMKLSNNSTTTDFEIWNVPIAASSTSTFLTTMNTSINGKNNSASNNRKTKSLSSSSNATTSISGFPATTATTTSSSSKNLSSTHIQTSPLATPQLPVSQNLDYNCMQPSPIPGVTKKGRELNDFFQKTTNNLTQIYEASSKNYGASQLQKRKIFAESLPLSLKNASDEGFEDLTLVSEDKLQYISNSRPMWLPPKDVSEKTKHDRFIGDAINTASVEQMNRSNNLQKQLIMLGKNQKRLDDILSKGILTKQHYLVELRSMCWESRGLFFSNKGKKNNMLKTYNTLLLNDVIQLLERYQPFEKFTNNDDPQMLKDYPPTKTSEIIRLIQNNIPKYNNSNGNTSIPRNLLKLLQYKSFTIEGILPGDIVLFNHFLYLFDDGDSGTADNTAQEKNNLATIWNITCLLQSTVFNNSNVKLKFEEKIVAPSTSGNVIYRYLSKEASFSKEFNSNVLNWDNLWVIFGRISHDLLQWCLDIIVVNNTAVFYKADHSYYVDKLRKKLESSTHGYNKYEKLWEYWNTKYMVNNYKILLSLVLNVLLNYHFGFNDFNDLRENMDSKFMIIGGSNGNLGFDDDELLLEAGFIKKWLYYYKKF; encoded by the coding sequence ATGAATGGtttattagttaaaaaaagaagtgACAAGACACATACATTTCCGAAACCACCTCCAGGGTTGAATATTGTTTCAGGGACTAGGACTGCTTCTAGTGGTTCTTTAAATTCAGTGTCTAGCAAAATAAAGATTACTACAGCCatcactaataataataacaaaaccATAAGCTCTATAAGAAGACCTTCTGATAATTTACTGCAACAAATGTTAAATGAAGCGGATGTAGAAGATGAAGTGGAagtagaagaagaaaaagaagaagagggaaaaagaataaacGAAACACCCTCTGATTCAAGCACTATCcgtactattactattaacaATACGGCAGGAAAAGGACAATCTGGAACTATTACTAGCGACAATACTAAGAGGAACACGCAATCAAGCAACGGCACAACAAATACTACTACCAGTGAAGAAGATACTGATGTTAttgatgatgacgatgatgtGGATGTTGATGTATTAAAAGCTCGTGCTAATGAAAATGGGTCTCCTTTATCTAGTAACATATCAGATACAGATTTTGATAGTAACACTAAAGATATAACAAGTGTTGTGTCCTCACATCAATTGACATTTGGTTCTACTATCAAAGCTGCTACTATTAACACTActgaaaaatatacaaaagatcgggaaaatgaagaagaaacagaagaagaagaagaagaagaagtaCAAGAAATGGACGAGATTATTAATAGTTTGGAGGATGTTAGTAGTGGTATTGAAAGACAAAGATCCTTTATTTCCTCGTCTGGCTCATCTTCCAGAAGTAACAGTATTTCAAGCGCCAATAATGCATTTATCACCAGGGGTATCATTAAAGGAAGTAtacaagaagaagaagaagaagaaatgcTATACAATGGCGGCAGCAATCCGATATCACAGaagtatatttttaaaaatgctACCACTATTGGACTAAATAAAGTGTTTAATAATGgcaatgttaataatatcagtaACGTTTTAACTAGTCCACTTAAATCACACGGTGCTAGCAAAAATACtgacaatagtaatagcaCTTTGACATTTCTTAACGGCGGTGGCACTGGTAAGTATAAGAATGGTAATGCATCCTACTATTATGCAAATGGCACAGTTAGCGGTGGCACGCCGATTCACACTACCGATATAGGTAATGCTGTTGCTGGTATTACCAATACTTCGAATGCCAACATTACATTAACGAGAAATATGATGATTAGTTCGTCGCCTGGAATTTCCAATACTTCTGTAGGACATCGTAACAAATTAGCGTATGCTAATAAATTTGCCTCAAAAAGTACTCCAGcgattttaaatttaaatgctGAAGAGCCTAATAACAGTGTCTCATATACAAACAATGACATGCCATTTTCGAACCATACTCAATTTTTAACCCCATCACAAAGATTGAGGATGAGAAGACAGAAATCGGTTAAAAGTACTATAAGGTATAGAGAAAGATATTACGAGCATCAAGAAAAACTGGACATTATGAACAACTATGAAAATTCAAGTGAATATATGCATTTTACTCCTAACCCAAGAGCCAATAAAATCAAGAGCACggctactactactactactactactaacaataatggtaataccAATACGACTAGCAccaaaaattcaaaaacacataatataatgaaattaaGTAATAATTCTACGACTActgattttgaaatttggAATGTTCCAATAGCTGCATCTAGTACAAGCACTTTTTTAACTACCATGAATACAAGTATCAATGGTAAGAATAACAGTGCAAGCAATAAtaggaaaacaaaaagtttATCTTCTTCCTCAAATGCTACAACTTCTATTAGCGGTTTTCCCGCAactactgctactactactagtagtagtagtaagAATTTATCATCTACTCACATTCAAACGTCACCATTGGCAACACCGCAGTTACCGGTATCACAAAATTTGGATTATAATTGCATGCAACCATCCCCTATACCTGGTGTAACTAAGAAGGGAAGAGAActaaatgattttttccaaaaaaccacaaataatttaacGCAAATATATGAAGCATCAAGTAAAAATTATGGTGCTTCGCAATtacaaaaaaggaaaattttTGCTGAATCATTACCATTGTCGTTAAAAAATGCCAGCGATGAGGGATTTGAGGACTTGACCTTAGTTAGTGAAGATAAATTGCAATATATAAGTAATTCTAGGCCTATGTGGCTACCACCCAAGGATGTAAGTGAAAAAACCAAGCATGATAGATTCATTGGTGATGCTATAAATACAGCAAGTGTTGAGCAAATGAATCGCTCTAATAACTTACAGAAACAGTTAATTATGTTGGGTAAAAATCAGAAAAGGCTAGATGATATATTGTCCAAGGGTATCTTAACCAAGCAACACTATTTGGTTGAGTTAAGAAGTATGTGTTGGGAGAGCCGCggcttatttttttcaaataagggcaaaaaaaacaatatgtTGAAGACATATAATACTTTGTTATTGAATGATGTTATCCAACTTTTGGAGAGATATCAAccttttgaaaaatttactaataatgatgatcCACAAATGTTGAAAGATTATCCACCGACTAAAACTAGTGAAATTATAAGATTAATTCAAAACAACATACCCAAGTATAATAACAGCAATGGTAACACTTCGATTCCACGAAATCTATTGAAATTGTTGCaatataaaagttttacTATAGAAGGGATTTTACCTGGTGATATTGTATTGTTTaatcattttctttatttatttgatgaTGGTGATAGTGGTACTGCTGATAATACTGCTCAAGAAAAGAACAACTTGGCTACGATTTGGAATATAACATGTTTATTGCAATCCACTGTGTTTAACAATAGTAAtgttaaattaaaatttgaaGAGAAGATAGTTGCACCTTCAACTAGTGGGAATGTGATTTATAGGTATTTATCGAAGGAAGCAAGTTTTTCCAAAGAGTTCAATTCGAATGTCTTAAACTGGGACAATTTGTGGGTTATATTTGGTAGGATTTCGCATGATTTGTTACAATGGTGTCTAGATAtaattgttgttaataatacGGCTGTTTTCTATAAGGCTGATCATTCGTATTATGTTGATAAATTGCGTAAGAAATTAGAAAGTAGCACGCATGGATATAATAAGTACGAAAAATTGTGGGAATATTGGAATACTAAATATATggttaataattataaaattttgttgagtttggttttaaatgttttattgaattatcATTTTGGATTCAATGATTTTAATGATTTGAGGGAAAACATGGATAGTAAATTTATGATTATTGGTGGTAGTAATGGTAATCTTGGCTTTGACGATGATGAACTTTTATTAGAAGCTGGGTTTATTAAGAAATGgttgtattattataaaaaattttaa
- the YPQ2 gene encoding Ypq2p (similar to Saccharomyces cerevisiae YDR352W | YPQ2 | Yeast PQ-loop protein) encodes MMSNSTTTPDKCLHPIFSSFSNFSGSVSFLCSLISQIPQLIETYNDKTVEGISPILLLGWLMGDITSLTGAIITGQLAFQIMLAIYFLINDLFICSQYYYYGILYDNKLATVGHEHKDISAINSHNTLGSGHSTSNNIITTSASAKKKGKGKLFLGIFSSFFTKSNGMPILIGASNITKNNSNNTVKTIGLICSWLGGLFYLSARIPQLIKNYRRKSTDGLSPFLFMSTIVHNLTYTLSIFTSCEFIQSVSKCAFVMNELPFILGSAGTLLFDFIYIYQHFVLYAEDNRIRHEEEEEEEERLLRQEYDSSENTPLLN; translated from the coding sequence ATGATGTCTAATTCTACCACAACACCAGATAAATGCTTAcatccaattttttcaagttttaGTAACTTTTCCGGGTCTGTATCTTTTCTATGTTCTTTAATTTCGCAAATTCCACAACTAATTGAAACTTACAATGATAAAACAGTTGAGGGTATTTctccaatattattattaggtTGGTTGATGGGTGATATAACTTCATTAACAGGTGCTATAATTACTGGACAGTTGGCTTTTCAAATTATGCTAgctatatattttttaataaatgatcttttcatttgttcacaatattattattatggtaTTCTATACGATAATAAATTAGCAACAGTTGGTCATGAGCATAAAGATATTAGTGCGATTAATAGTCATAATACGCTAGGTAGTGGTCATAGTACTAGTAATAACATTATCACCACCAGTGCCTCtgcgaaaaaaaagggcaaaggaaaattatttttgggCATATTTTCCAGTTTTTTCACTAAATCGAACGGTATGCCTATATTAATAGGTGCCTCTAATATTACCAagaataatagtaataatactgtCAAGACTATAGGTCTTATATGTTCTTGGTTAGGCggacttttttatttatcagCAAGAATACCACAACtaatcaaaaattatagaCGTAAAAGTACTGATGGCTTAtctccatttttatttatgaGTACAATAGTTCATAACCTTACTTATACGTTGAGCATTTTCACTAGTTGTGAGTTTATTCAATCTGTAAGTAAATGTGCGTTTGTAATGAATGAATTACCGTTTATTTTAGGTAGTGCCGGAACGTTgctttttgattttatttatatttaccaACATTTTGTATTATACGCTGAAGATAATAGAATTAGACAcgaggaagaggaagaagaggaggaaAGATTATTAAGGCAGGAATATGATAGTAGTGAAAATACTCCTTTATTaaattga
- the KIC1 gene encoding putative serine/threonine protein kinase KIC1 (similar to Saccharomyces cerevisiae YHR102W | KIC1 | Kinase that Interacts with Cdc31p), whose translation MSPEKINNISTFLKRTEVIGRGKFGIVYKGYHVKTKQIYAIKVLNLDTHEEEVKDVQMEIQFLSSLKTVPNITHYYGSFLKETKLWVIMEYCAGGSLRTLLRPGKIDEKYIGVILRELLVALCHIHADNVIHRDIKAANVLITNEGNIKLCDFGVAARLTQTRSRRQTIAGTPYWMAPEVIMEGVFYDTKADIWSLGITAYEVSTGNPPYCEIEALRAMQLIAKSKPPRLEGRQYSPLLKEFIALCLDEDPQERLSAEDLLKSKFIKQHKSSPTSILKELISRYLFYRDKHRNTSHRESIMLDDNDSVVSIITKNENLNNNKNNNSDATNITTNNDKRKKKHNNSNQNIDDRDQKGNNELRQKNHSASSSYKNNDEQATENNNKNDTEIDIKWDFDSLSSREYVIENAIPMDSIPKETGWDNDLEKLNFAYPDEEFNYANNVYHPSTMKKTFPNGVTTFTTITNSNNTGNINNSNMHTQKPGTLYSKQITMPYSSSTINNTNQPISSTAGATPSVDKMNLYESHKNNMNNNTSTHTGTFNVNTTTTKAPRQLMMLFDNDDVEEVNNGINDGIIQDRHTENLNTNIMNNNTNTPVTSTNGQSISHANDNIYNSNLSSIYDNSHLVSPPNKLGNEVTNKPFNALLASHSKSTPILPTLITKDLDNNNHQHNPNVATNTETGIVEIEIPEELPLCTTPALLRASTPVTTSSVISSSNKIAEISNVSNSSKRQQPSISLPQSTTSLSSTDHAIMTKPRSSTISGINPINQHNNSNFGSFPSISTAKAAALHRRPTFSGLSSNNGNSGFNTPTITSPPNMNINLKPLTSITSATTGTSTSFTSNSTHKISPNRLQPTTPVDRSLSVNQLHRISPSHDTTVNTNGTSLTGSPSAPQHMKAVKSLKTNLENSHINYGAGSPMIATGLAGNTVVGRDDKNSSASVVVEDNNNNNNNNNNNNNNNNNNNNNHANTSNSVNDILNSLLQPMNDIKNKCEQAQQQPEYDANNPAVALEDDNKKTGVNLKINNSHTGSNLDQGTSRMNNDFRKNFPDLKLQMPSPTIPLTSNKLLLQQHQGDNNISTGMNTNVNQFGFNVSDTNNLPIAMTPLGDKANIPLNVWYDGNCANSNTDTNNITGAPAVLSDNKEVLVNANAASNNNSTIDANTMPVTNGHAADVGDNTVITNNYGNTKNKMKDIGNNGHNHFFNMMVNNENVSSSTGHGGMNTNNIPSNILDIQKLRINMSGNNSVSSNAVTNCSSINLDSNSVNNANVNGSTNSNLLHGFNISVDSILQNNNIGTPTAIATGKNIGDEHITNTSNNNNINNTADLQQKSLNDKSSIEYNPSSTTINTMNTDNNTNDASNITPLDQMGYCSEEIFYAPNGILNMDELYVEHPNGYFHNEYNMADAFIDPDSNIDTEDYRDYNDTTLKFLGEKRRRRRRRRSRSSSNSSSSGGNNNGTNIKSNEDMFYYYYYYHDEQRQKGLVLNELNILLQNFENSLNVLDNELKDFTEHYDKVDNDENEGTPTEKEKGGCADEVNNNIESGQNSITGYNNNGDDHDYSTGMGKEDHEHKVKDSANNGIGTSVTNMTDRHNNNYGIKNIEGQEISYNIKSGNKNNSTSIHNNSTTITGNNHVINSNKSTISSAIPHLILEEDINKK comes from the coding sequence ATGAGCCcagaaaaaatcaataacaTTTCCACCTTTCTCAAGAGAACCGAAGTTATCGGAAGGGGTAAGTTTGGAATTGTTTACAAAGGTTATCATGTTAAAACTAAACAAATATACGCTATCAAggttttaaatttggatACTCATGAGGAAGAGGTTAAAGATGTTCAAATGGAAATTCAGTTTTTAAGTAGTTTGAAAACTGTGCCTAATATTACACATTATTATGGttcatttttaaaggaAACCAAGTTATGGGTCATTATGGAGTATTGTGCTGGTGGCTCACTTCGAACCTTGCTGAGACCTGGAAAAATTGATGAAAAATACATTGGTGTTATTTTACGAGAACTGTTAGTCGCATTATGCCATATACATGCAGATAATGTTATTCATAGGGATATTAAAGCTGCAAATGTCTTGATTACCAACGAGGGAAATATAAAACTATGCGATTTTGGTGTTGCTGCTCGATTGACACAAACTCGATCCAGAAGACAGACTATAGCCGGTACTCCCTATTGGATGGCCCCCGAAGTTATTATGGAAGGTGTTTTCTATGATACTAAGGCGGATATATGGTCATTAGGTATAACTGCTTATGAAGTGTCCACTGGTAACCCACCATATTGTGAGATTGAAGCTTTAAGAGCAATGCAGCTAATTGCTAAATCTAAACCACCCAGATTGGAAGGAAGACAATATTCACCATTGTTAAAGGAGTTCATAGCATTATGTTTAGATGAAGATCCTCAAGAAAGGTTGTCAGCAGAAGATTTGTTGAAGAGCAAATTTATCAAACAACATAAAAGTTCACCAACttctattttaaaagaattgatTTCCAggtatttgttttatagaGATAAACATCGAAACACAAGCCATAGAGAAAGTATTATGCtagatgataatgatagtgTTGTATCGATAATTactaaaaatgaaaatttaaacaacaacaagaacaacaacagtGATGCTACTAACATCACTACCAACAAtgataaaagaaaaaagaagcataataatagtaatcaAAATATCGATGATAGGGATCAGAAGGGTAATAATGAGTTGcgacaaaaaaatcattcaGCTTCCTCCTCttacaaaaacaatgatGAGCAAGCCACagaaaacaataacaagAACGACACAGAGATAGATATTAAATGGGATTTTGATTCATTGAGTTCTAGGGAATATGTCATTGAAAATGCTATTCCAATGGATAGCATACCAAAAGAGACTGGGTGGGATAATGACCTTgagaaattaaattttgcGTATCCAGATGAAGAGTTTAATTATGCAAACAATGTTTATCATCCTAGCACgatgaaaaaaacatttccTAATGGCGTGACCACATTTACTACCATTaccaacagcaacaacactggtaatatcaataatagtaatatgcATACACAGAAACCAGGCACTTTATATTCCAAGCAAATCACCATGCCATACTCCTCAAGCACCATTAACAATACCAATCAACCCATTTCAAGCACGGCGGGTGCAACCCCCAGTGTTGATAAGATGAATTTATATGAATcgcataaaaataatatgaacaataatactagtACACACACAGGAACTTTTAATGTCAATACAACTACTACCAAGGCACCTAGGCAATTGATGATGTTAtttgataatgatgatgttgAAGAGGTGAACAATGGTATTAATGATGGAATTATTCAGGATAGACATACGGAAAACCTTAACACTAACATCATGAACaacaatactaatactcCCGTTACTTCAACTAACGGCCAATCCATTTCTCATGCTAAcgataatatatataacagtAATCTTTCAAGCATTTATGATAATTCCCATCTAGTTTCGCCGCCTAATAAACTTGGCAATGAGGTGACAAATAAACCATTTAATGCGTTACTGGCATCTCATAGTAAGAGTACGCCTATATTACCTACTTTAATTACTAAGGATTTagataacaataatcaTCAACACAATCCTAATGTCGCGACTAATACAGAAACTGGAATTGTTGAAATTGAAATACCAGAGGAACTACCATTGTGTACTACTCCCGCTTTATTACGAGCATCCACACCAGTGACCACCAGCAGTGTTATAAGTTCTAGCAACAAGATAGCAGAAATATCGAATGTATCTAATTCTAGTAAACGACAACAACCGTCAATATCATTGCCACAGTCTACTACCTCTTTATCTAGTACTGATCATGCTATTATGACTAAGCCAAGGTCCTCAACTATCTCCGGAATAAATCCTATCAATCAACACAATAATTCCAATTTTGGCAGTTTCCCCAGTATATCCACTGCTAAAGCAGCAGCTCTTCATAGAAGGCCTACGTTTTCTGGATTATCCAGTAATAATGGTAACAGTGGGTTTAATACTCCAACTATAACGTCTCCACCCAACATGAACATCAACTTAAAACCTTTAACTAGCATAACATCTGCCACCACGGGAACATCAACCAGCTTTACCAGTAATTCTACCCACAAAATATCTCCTAATAGACTACAGCCTACTACGCCTGTCGATAGGTCGTTGTCAGTCAATCAGTTACATCGTATTTCTCCATCACATGATACCACTGTCAACACTAATGGTACCTCCTTGACTGGCTCACCATCTGCACCTCAACATATGAAAGCAgttaaatcattaaaaaccaatttggaaaattcaCACATAAATTACGGAGCTGGTAGCCCAATGATTGCTACAGGTTTAGCTGGCAATACTGTTGTTGGTAGAGATGATAAAAACTCGAGTGCAtccgttgttgttgaagataacaacaacaacaacaacaacaacaacaacaacaataacaacaacaacaataacaataataaccatGCAAATACTAGTAATTCTGTTAACgatatattaaattcatTATTGCAGCCGATGAACGATATAAAGAATAAATGTGAACAAGCACAACAACAGCCCGAATATGATGCTAACAACCCTGCAGTTGCGCTtgaagatgataataaaaagaccGGTGTTAATTTGAAGATTAACAACAGTCACACTGGTAGCAACCTTGACCAAGGCACTAGTAGGATGAACAATGATTTTCGCAAAAATTTTCCCGATTTGAAATTGCAAATGCCATCGCCCACAATTCCGTTAACCTCCAATAAACTATTATTACAGCAGCATCAAggagataataatattagtacTGGGATGAATACAAATGTTAATCAATTTGGATTTAATGTTAGTGATACAAATAATTTACCCATTGCAATGACACCATTGGGTGATAAGGCTAATATTCCATTAAATGTATGGTACGACGGTAATTGTGCTAATAGCAATACagatactaataatataactGGTGCCCCTGCAGTTCTATCAGATAATAAAGAAGTTTTGGTAAATGCCAATGCTGCGAGTAACAATAACTCAACAATTGATGCAAACACTATGCCTGTTACAAACGGCCATGCAGCTGATGTTGGTGACAATACCGTCATTACTAATAACTATGGCaacacaaaaaataagatgAAAGATATCGGTAATAATGGCCATAATCATTTCTTTAATATGATGGTAAATAATGAGAACGTTAGTAGTAGCACTGGCCATGGTGGCAtgaatacaaataatattccTTCCAATATACTAGACATACAGAAATTAAGGATAAATATGAGTGGGAATAATAGTGTTTCAAGTAATGCTGTTACCAACTGTAGTAGTATAAACTTGGATAGCAATAGCGTTAATAATGCTAATGTTAATGGTTCAACTAATTCTAATTTATTGCACGGCTTCAATATATCTGTTGATTCgatattacaaaataataatattggtaCACCAACAGCCATAGCTACTGGCAAAAATATTGGAGATGAACATATTACCAATActagcaacaacaataacataaATAATACTGCAGATTTGCAACAGAAATCGTTGAATGATAAATCTTCAATAGAATATAATCCTAGTTCAACTACTATAAATACTATGAATACAGATAATAACACTAATGATGCTAGTAATATCACACCACTGGACCAAATGGGATACTGCAGCGAAGAGATTTTTTATGCCCCAAATGGTATATTAAATATGGACGAATTGTATGTTGAACATCCCAACGGGTATTTTCATAATGAATATAACATGGCTGATGCATTTATTGATCCTGATAGTAATATTGACACGGAAGATTATAGAGATTACAATGATACCACGCTGAAATTTTTGggtgaaaaaagaaggagaagaagaaggagaagaagCAGAAGTAGTAGCAACAGTAGTAGCAGTGgtggtaataacaatggtactaatattaaaagtaatgaagatatgttttattactattattattatcacgACGAGCAAAGACAAAAGGGGTTAGTGTTAAATGAGTTGAATATACTGTTGCAAAACTTTGAAAATTCATTGAATGTTTTAGATAATGAATTGAAAGATTTTACTGAACATTATGACAAAGTTGATAAcgatgaaaatgaaggTACACCAactgaaaaagaaaaaggtgGGTGTGCTGATgaagtaaataataatatcgaGTCTGGGCAGAATTCTATTACAGgctataataacaatggcGATGATCATGATTATAGTACTGGAATGGGAAAAGAGGATCATGAACATAAAGTTAAAGACTCTGCCAATAATGGTATTGGGACGTCGGTAACAAATATGACTGATAgacataataataattacgGTATTAAGAATATTGAAGGACAGGAAATTAGTtacaatattaaaagtggcaataaaaacaacagtACTAGTATTCACAATAATAGCACTACTATTACTGGTAATAATCATGTTATTAACAGTAACAAAAGTACTATATCTTCTGCCATTCcacatttaattttagaagAAGACATAAATAAGAAATGA